A genomic stretch from Engraulis encrasicolus isolate BLACKSEA-1 chromosome 10, IST_EnEncr_1.0, whole genome shotgun sequence includes:
- the sla2b gene encoding src-like-adapter 2 isoform X1: MGGGPSKDHQEPSTQVTLLGQEGDPEPVTLDSGRFVAVALYDYPSGGPAEVCIRVGERLTVLSDEGEWWKVKSSVSGKESYIPSNYTAKVYNRWQYTGLSRDKAEELLQLPYNQAGSFLIRESQSEEGAHSLSVRRASGPDYRAVKHYRIHLMENGWHYISPRLTFPTLAALVDHYSEVSDGLCSLLRDPCYIQGSNNVPVVTGPPPQAVRKPTLNWKDVNSSMIFGKGKGDLEESPVSEGLREAINSYLYMTEELGECDQAWDT; the protein is encoded by the exons ATGGGTGGCGGGCCCAGCAAAGACCACCAGGAGCCCAGCACACAGGTCACCCTGCTGGGCCAAGAGGGGGACCCTGAGCCGGTCACGCTGG ACTCGGGGCGCTTCGTGGCGGTGGCTCTGTATGACTATCCCTCCGGGGGTCCGGCCGAGGTCTGCATTCGGGTCGGGGAGAGGCTCACCGTGCTCTCAGA TGAGGGTGAGTGGTGGAAGGTGAAATCTTCAGTGTCGGGGAAGGAGAGCTACATCCCCAGCAACTACACCGCCAAAGTTTACAACAG aTGGCAGTATACAGGCCTGAGCAGAGACAAAGCAGAGGAGCTCCTCCAGTTGCCGTATAACCAGGCAGGATCCTTCCTCATCAGAGAGAGTCAGTCGGAGGAGG GTGCCCACTCTCTGTCGGTGCGCAGGGCCTCTGGTCCAGACTACAGGGCCGTGAAACACTACCGCATCCACCTGATGGAGAACGGCTGGCACTACATCTCCCCACGCCTCACCTTCCCCACCCTCGCCGCGCTGGTCGACCACTACTCAG AAGTGAGTGATGGGCTGTGCAGCCTGCTGAGGGACCCGTGCTACATCCAGGGCTCCAACAATGTTCCTGTGGTAACAGGCCCCCCACCCCAGGCCGTCAGGAAGCCCACACTCAACTGGAAGGATGTCAACAG CTCCATGATCTTCGGCAAAGGCAAGGGTGACCTGGAGGAGTCGCCAGTCAGCGAGGGTCTGCGGGAGGCCATCAACTCCTACCTCTACATGACTGAGGAGCTGGGGGAGTGTGACCAGGCCTGGGACACCTga
- the sla2b gene encoding src-like-adapter 2 isoform X2: MGGGPSKDHQEPSTQVTLLGQEGDPEPVTLDSGRFVAVALYDYPSGGPAEVCIRVGERLTVLSDEGEWWKVKSSVSGKESYIPSNYTAKVYNRWQYTGLSRDKAEELLQLPYNQAGSFLIRESQSEEGAHSLSVRRASGPDYRAVKHYRIHLMENGWHYISPRLTFPTLAALVDHYSVSDGLCSLLRDPCYIQGSNNVPVVTGPPPQAVRKPTLNWKDVNSSMIFGKGKGDLEESPVSEGLREAINSYLYMTEELGECDQAWDT, translated from the exons ATGGGTGGCGGGCCCAGCAAAGACCACCAGGAGCCCAGCACACAGGTCACCCTGCTGGGCCAAGAGGGGGACCCTGAGCCGGTCACGCTGG ACTCGGGGCGCTTCGTGGCGGTGGCTCTGTATGACTATCCCTCCGGGGGTCCGGCCGAGGTCTGCATTCGGGTCGGGGAGAGGCTCACCGTGCTCTCAGA TGAGGGTGAGTGGTGGAAGGTGAAATCTTCAGTGTCGGGGAAGGAGAGCTACATCCCCAGCAACTACACCGCCAAAGTTTACAACAG aTGGCAGTATACAGGCCTGAGCAGAGACAAAGCAGAGGAGCTCCTCCAGTTGCCGTATAACCAGGCAGGATCCTTCCTCATCAGAGAGAGTCAGTCGGAGGAGG GTGCCCACTCTCTGTCGGTGCGCAGGGCCTCTGGTCCAGACTACAGGGCCGTGAAACACTACCGCATCCACCTGATGGAGAACGGCTGGCACTACATCTCCCCACGCCTCACCTTCCCCACCCTCGCCGCGCTGGTCGACCACTACTCAG TGAGTGATGGGCTGTGCAGCCTGCTGAGGGACCCGTGCTACATCCAGGGCTCCAACAATGTTCCTGTGGTAACAGGCCCCCCACCCCAGGCCGTCAGGAAGCCCACACTCAACTGGAAGGATGTCAACAG CTCCATGATCTTCGGCAAAGGCAAGGGTGACCTGGAGGAGTCGCCAGTCAGCGAGGGTCTGCGGGAGGCCATCAACTCCTACCTCTACATGACTGAGGAGCTGGGGGAGTGTGACCAGGCCTGGGACACCTga